The DNA region GCGGGTATCCGTGCGGCGCGACCGGGTCCGGCGAGGTGACAGCGAACGCGAACGGGTGCTGGCCGGTGCCGGCGCTGATGAGGGGCGGCATTGATGGCGCAGGTTGACGGGCTCTCTGTCGAGGGACTGGTCGTTCGCTTCGGTGGCCTCACTGCGGTCGACGGACAGACTCTGACGGCCCCCCGGGGCAGGATCACCGGGCTGATCGGGCCGAACGGTGCGGGCAAGACCACGACGTTCAACGCCTGCACCGGCATGCTCCGACCCACCGCCGGCAGGGTCAGCCTGTTCGGAGAGAACGTCACGTCGTTGCCGCCGCAGGCCAGGGCTCTACGTGGACTGGGTCGCACGTTTCAGCGCATGGAACTCTTCGACACCTTGACCGTCCGGGAAAACGTCCGAATGGGCAAGGAAGGCGGCATGGCGGGACGCAACCCGCTGCGACATCTCCGGGCTCCGCGCGGGCAGGCGGCGCTCGTCGACCGACTGGCTGATGATGCCCTCGACATGTGCGGCATCGGCCACCTGGCTCATCGCCGGCCCAGCGATCTGTCGACCGGGCAGCGTCGGCTCGTCGAGCTCGCACGATGCATTGCGGGTGAGTTCACGATCATGCTGCTGGATGAACCCTCCAGCGGTCTTGACGGGGAGGAGACCGAGGAGTTCGGGCGGATCCTGCGTTCCCTGGTCGCCGATCGTGGCGTCGGGATCCTGATCGTGGAACACGACATGGCCCTCGTCATGAGCACGTGCGAGTACATCCATGTCCTCGACTTCGGCAAGCCCATCTTCGAAGGCACACCGCCGCAGGTCGCCAGCAGCCCCTTGGTCCGCGCGGCGTATCTCGGCTCGGAAGCCTCCGAGCTCGAACTGGTCGAGGAAGGTGCCTGATGCTCGAACTCTCCGGGGTCGACGCTCACTACGGCGCGACTCAGGTGCTGCGCGGGATCGACATCCAGGTGCCGGTC from Sporichthya brevicatena includes:
- a CDS encoding ABC transporter ATP-binding protein — its product is MAQVDGLSVEGLVVRFGGLTAVDGQTLTAPRGRITGLIGPNGAGKTTTFNACTGMLRPTAGRVSLFGENVTSLPPQARALRGLGRTFQRMELFDTLTVRENVRMGKEGGMAGRNPLRHLRAPRGQAALVDRLADDALDMCGIGHLAHRRPSDLSTGQRRLVELARCIAGEFTIMLLDEPSSGLDGEETEEFGRILRSLVADRGVGILIVEHDMALVMSTCEYIHVLDFGKPIFEGTPPQVASSPLVRAAYLGSEASELELVEEGA